In Camelus ferus isolate YT-003-E chromosome 10, BCGSAC_Cfer_1.0, whole genome shotgun sequence, the following proteins share a genomic window:
- the LOC102517921 gene encoding olfactory receptor 5W2 — translation MERGNCSSFTEFIFLGITDNPGIKMTLCVTFFAVYLISLLANLGMITLIRLDSQLHTPMYFFLSHLSFCDLGYSTAIGPKMLVDLLAKNKSIPFLGCALQFLVSCTFADSECLLLAVMAYDRYKAISNPLLYTVSMSSRVCSLLVAGVYLVGMADALIHTTLAFRLCFCGSNEINHFFCDVPPLLLLSCSDTHVNELVIFTIFGFIELSTISGVLASYCYIILSVLKIHSAEGRRKAFCTCTSHLTAVAIFQGTLLFTYFRPSSSYSLDQDKMTSLFYTLVIPMLNPLIYSLRNKDVKKALEKLKIK, via the coding sequence ATGGAAAGAGGAAACTGCTCCTCCTTCACTGAATTCATATTTTTGGGAATTACTGACAACCCTGGGATTAAAATGACCCTTTGTGTCACGTTCTTTGCTGTGTATCTCATTAGTCTCCTGGCCAATCTTGGAATGATCACCCTAATTAGACTGGATTCCCAGCTGCACACacccatgtactttttcctcagCCACCTCTCTTTCTGTGACCTCGGCTATTCCACAGCAATTGGCCCCAAGATGCTGGTAGATCTTTTAGCCAAGAACAAATCCATCCCCTTCCTTGGCTGTGCTCTGCAGTTCTTGGTCTCCTGTACCTTTGCAGATTCTGAGTGTCTCCTGCTGGCAGTGATGGCCTATGACCGGTACAAGGCCATCAGCAACCCCCTGCTCTACACAGTCAGCATGTCCAGCAGAGTGTGCTCCCTGCTCGTGGCGGGGGTGTACCTGGTGGGGATGGCGGATGCTTTGATACACACGACATTAGCCTTCCGCTTATGTTTCTGTGGCTCAAATGAGATTAACCATTTCTTCTGTGATGTTCCTCCTCTCCTATTGCTATCTTGCTCAGATACACACGTCAATGAGTTAGTGATATTCACCATTTTTGGCTTCATTGAACTGAGCACCATTTCAGGAGTCCTTGCCTCTTACTGTTATATTATCCTATCAGTGTTGAAGATCCACTCTGCTGAGGGGAGGCGCAAAGCTTTCTGCACCTGCACCTCCCACCTAACTGCTGTGGCCATTTTCCAGGGGACTCTGCTCTTCACGTATTTCCGGCCGAGCTCTTCCTACTCTCTGGATCAAGACAAAATGACCTCACTCTTTTACACCCTTGTGATTCCCATGTTAAACCCTCTGATTTACAGCCTACGGAACAAGGATGTGAAAAAGGCccttgaaaaattgaaaattaaa
- the LOC102516228 gene encoding LOW QUALITY PROTEIN: olfactory receptor 5I1-like (The sequence of the model RefSeq protein was modified relative to this genomic sequence to represent the inferred CDS: inserted 2 bases in 1 codon) has translation MELIDGNYTLVTEFILLGFPALPELQIALFLLFLTLYCMILMGNIGLMTLIRIDPHLQTPMYFFLSNLSFADLCYSSVIVPKMLVNFLSENKSISYHGCALQFYFFCAFADTESFILAAMAYDRYVAICNPLLYMVVMSRGICIRLIVLSYFGGSVSSLVHTSFAFILKYCDKNVINHFFCDLPPLLKLSCTDTSVNELLLSTYGSSVEIICFIIIVISYFFILLSVLKIRSSSGRKKTFSTCASHLTSVTIYQGTLLFIYSRPSYLYSPNTDXIISVFYTIIIPVLNPLIYSLRNKDVKDAAKKVIRSKIDSS, from the exons ATGGAACTTATAGATGGAAACTATACCTTGGTGACTGAGTTTATTCTCTTAGGCTTTCCAGCTCTCCCTGAACTACAGATCGCGCTGTTTCTCCTGTTTCTGACTTTGTACTGCATGATTTTAATGGGGAACATTGGATTGATGACGTTAATCAGGATCGATCCGCACCTTCAAACCcccatgtattttttccttagtAACCTCTCCTTTGCAGACCTTTGTTATTCCTCAGTCattgttcccaaaatgctggtcAATTTCCTCTCCGAGAACAAATCAATTTCCTATCATGGCTGCgcactgcagttttattttttctgtgcttttgcgGATACAGAATCCTTTATCTTGGCTGCCATGGCGTATGATCGTTACGTCGCCATCTGTAACCCTTTACTGTACATGGTTGTGATGTCTCGGGGCATCTGTATACGGCTGATTGTCTTGTCATACTTCGGAGGCAGCGTGAGTTCCCTGGTTCACACATCCTTTGCGTTTATTCTGAAATACTGTGATAAAAATGTCATTAATCATTTTTTCTGtgacctccctcccctgctgaaGTTATCCTGCACAGACACATCAGTTAATGAGTTGCTTCTCTCCACATATGGCAGCTCAGTGGAAATTATCTGtttcatcatcattgtcatctcctactttttcattcttctctccgTCTTAAAGATCCGTTCTTCCAGTGGGAGGAAGAAAACCTTCTCCACCTGTGCCTCTCACCTGACTTCAGTGACCATTTACCAGGGGACTCTCCTCTTCATTTACTCACGACCCAGCTACCTGTATTCCCCCAACACTGA AATTATCTCAGTGTTCTACACTATCATCATCCCAGTGCTGAATCCCTTGATTTATAGTTTGagaaataaagatgtaaaagacGCTGCTAAAAAAGTCATCAGATCAAAGATAGATTCTTCGTGA
- the LOC102504735 gene encoding olfactory receptor 5W2 gives MRKENCSVTEFIFLGITHNTENKVTLFSLLLLVYLINLGANLGMIVLIRLDSQLHTPMYFFLSHLSFCDLGYSTAIGPKMLADLFAKNKSIPFLGCALQFLVSCTFADSECLLLAVMAYDRYKAISNPLLYTVSMSSRVCSLLVAGVYLVGMADALIHTTLAFRLCFCGSNEINHFFCDLPPLFLLSCSDIQVNELVLFTIFGFIELSTISGVLASYCHIILSVVKIHSAEGRRKAFSTCTSHLTAVAIFQGTLLFTYFRPSSSYSLDQDKIISLFYTLVIPMLNPLIYSLRNKDVREALEKLKNKIWL, from the coding sequence atgagaaaagaaaattgctcCGTGACTGAATTCATCTTCTTGGGAATCACTCATAACACTGAGAACAAAGTGACCCTATTCTCCTTGCTTCTACTTGTTTATCTCATTAATCTTGGGGCCAATCTTGGAATGATTGTCCTAATTAGACTGGATTCCCAGCTGCACACacccatgtactttttcctcagCCACCTCTCTTTCTGTGACCTCGGCTATTCCACAGCAATTGGCCCCAAGATGCTGGCGGACCTATTTGCCAAGAACAAATCAATCCCCTTCCTTGGCTGTGCTCTGCAGTTCTTGGTCTCCTGTACCTTTGCAGATTCTGAGTGTCTCCTGCTGGCAGTGATGGCCTATGACCGGTACAAGGCCATCAGCAACCCCCTGCTCTACACAGTCAGCATGTCCAGCAGAGTGTGCTCCCTGCTCGTGGCGGGGGTGTACCTGGTGGGGATGGCGGATGCTTTGATACACACGACGTTAGCCTTCCGCTTATGTTTCTGTGGCTCAAATGAGATTAaccatttcttctgtgatttacctcctctcttcctcctttcctgctctgATATACAGGTTAATGAATTGGTATTATTCACCATTTTTGGCTTCATTGAACTGAGCACCATTTCAGGAGTCCTTGCCTCTTACTGTCATATTATCCTATCAGTGGTGAAGATCCACTCAGCTGAGGGGAGGCGCAAAGCTTTCTCCACCTGCACCTCCCACCTAACTGCTGTGGCCATTTTCCAGGGGACTCTGCTCTTCACGTATTTCCGGCCGAGCTCTTCCTACTCTTTAGATCAAGACAaaattatctcattgttttacaccCTTGTGATTCCCATGTTAAACCCTCTGATTTACAGCCTACGGAACAAGGATGTAAGAGAGGCcttagaaaaattgaaaaataaaatatggctttaa
- the LOC102516478 gene encoding olfactory receptor 5W2: MDRGNCSSLTEFIFLGVTDNTKNKVTLFTMFLLVYLISLLANLGMIILIRLDSQLHTPMYFFLSHLSFCDLGYSTAIGPKMLVDLFAKNRSIPFLGCALQFLVFCIFADCECLLLAVMAYDRYKAISNPLLYTVSMSSRVCSLLVAGVYLVGMADALMHTTLAFRLCFCGSNEINHFFCDLPPLFLLSCSDAQVNELVIFTVFGFIELSTISGVLASYCHIILSVVKIHSAEGRRKAFSTCTSHLTAVAIFQGTLLFTYFRPSSSYSLDQDKIISLFYTLVIPMLNPLIYSLRNKDVIEALKKLKLKRWF, encoded by the coding sequence ATGGATAGAGGGAATTGCTCCTCCTTGACTGAATTCATTTTCTTGGGAGTCACTGACAACACTAAAAACAAAGTGACCCTATTCACCATGTTTCTACTTGTTTATCTCATTAGTCTCCTGGCCAATCTTGGAATGATCATCCTAATTAGACTGGATTCCCAGCTGCACACacccatgtactttttcctcagCCACCTCTCTTTCTGTGACCTCGGCTATTCCACAGCAATTGGCCCCAAGATGCTGGTGGACCTATTTGCCAAGAACAGATCAATCCCCTTCCTTGGCTGTGCCCTGCAGTTCTTGGTCTTCTGCATCTTTGCAGATTGTGAGTGCCTCCTGCTGGCAGTGATGGCCTATGACCGGTACAAGGCCATCAGCAACCCCCTGCTCTACACAGTCAGCATGTCCAGCAGAGTGTGCTCCCTGCTCGTGGCGGGGGTGTACCTGGTGGGGATGGCGGATGCTTTGATGCACACGACATTAGCCTTCCGCTTATGTTTCTGTGGCTCAAATGAGATTAaccatttcttctgtgatttacctcctctcttcctcctttcctgttcAGATGCACAGGTCAATGAGTTAGTGATATTCACCGTTTTTGGCTTCATTGAACTGAGCACCATTTCAGGAGTCCTTGCCTCTTACTGTCATATTATCCTATCAGTGGTGAAGATCCACTCAGCTGAGGGGAGGCGCAAAGCTTTCTCCACCTGCACCTCCCACCTAACTGCTGTGGCCATTTTCCAGGGGACTCTGCTCTTCACGTATTTCCGGCCGAGCTCTTCCTACTCTCTGGATCAAGACAAAATTATCTCACTGTTTTACACCCTTGTGATTCCCATGTTAAACCCTCTGATTTACAGCCTACGGAACAAAGATGTGATAGAGGCCCTGaaaaaactgaaacttaaaagatGGTTTTGA